A genomic stretch from Cellulomonas sp. KRMCY2 includes:
- a CDS encoding Fpg/Nei family DNA glycosylase, which yields MPELPEVEALVQFLGERATGHVIAQVSIGAISALKTFSPAASDLVGRTVTGTQRHGKWIDLATDPGPHLVVHLARAGWLRWYEQAPTTPVRPGRSPLALRVLLDDGSGFDLTEAGTRKRLAVHVVADPRDVAMVASLGVDPLAPEFTVERLGELAAARNQQVKGLLRDQRQIAGIGNAYSDEILHAARMSPYAQTRSLLPADVARLHATTRETLRQALAVSSGRPAAELKDTKRRTLQVHGRAGLPCPVCSDTVREVSFADSALQYCPTCQTGGRILADRRTSKFLK from the coding sequence GTGCCCGAGCTGCCGGAGGTCGAGGCGCTCGTCCAGTTCCTGGGCGAGCGGGCGACCGGCCATGTCATCGCGCAGGTCTCGATCGGGGCGATCAGCGCCCTCAAGACCTTCTCCCCCGCCGCGTCCGACCTGGTCGGCCGGACCGTGACCGGCACGCAGCGGCACGGCAAGTGGATCGATCTCGCCACCGATCCGGGGCCGCACCTGGTGGTCCACCTCGCCCGCGCGGGCTGGCTCCGCTGGTACGAGCAGGCACCGACGACGCCCGTGCGCCCGGGCCGTTCCCCGCTCGCGCTGCGCGTCCTGCTCGACGACGGCTCGGGCTTCGACCTCACCGAGGCCGGCACCCGCAAACGGCTCGCCGTGCACGTGGTGGCCGACCCGCGGGACGTCGCGATGGTCGCGTCGCTCGGCGTCGACCCGCTCGCACCGGAGTTCACCGTCGAGCGGCTCGGTGAGCTCGCGGCAGCCCGCAACCAGCAGGTCAAGGGGCTGCTCCGCGACCAGCGGCAGATCGCGGGCATCGGCAACGCCTACTCCGACGAGATCCTGCACGCAGCCCGGATGAGCCCGTACGCGCAGACCCGGTCCCTGCTGCCCGCCGACGTCGCCCGTCTGCACGCGACGACCCGCGAGACGCTGCGCCAGGCGCTGGCCGTCTCGAGCGGACGTCCTGCCGCCGAGCTCAAGGACACGAAGCGACGCACCCTGCAGGTGCACGGGCGCGCCGGCCTGCCGTGCCCGGTGTGCTCGGACACGGTGCGCGAGGTGTCGTTCGCCGACTCGGCGCTCCAGTACTGCCCGACCTGCCAGACCGGCGGACGGATCCTGGCCGACCGCCGGACGTCCAAGTTCCTGAAGTAG
- the cofD gene encoding 2-phospho-L-lactate transferase, whose product MKITVLSGGVGGARFTRGLLALLAERLPDGAGGTSAEVTVVANTGDDMWLHGVRVCPDLDTLMYTLGGAVHEGQGWGRRDETSRVSADLAGYGLGWEWFTLGDLDLATHLARTELLRRGLPLSAVTARLAQRWRPGVRLLPMSDEEVETHVELADGRRVHFEEWWVREHAASPARRFVQVGLEAAEPAPGVLDALRNTDVVVMPPSNPVVSVGTILAVPGVRDALRETSAPVVGVSPILGGAPVRGMADACLAAIGVETSAEAVARHYGRRADGGVLDAWLVDTVDAAAVADLRADGWTAGAAPTLMSDVPTTAAIAAEALRLVDRLP is encoded by the coding sequence ATGAAGATCACGGTCCTGTCCGGCGGCGTCGGCGGCGCTCGGTTCACCCGCGGGCTCCTCGCCCTGCTGGCCGAGCGCCTGCCCGACGGCGCAGGCGGCACGTCTGCCGAGGTGACGGTGGTCGCCAACACCGGCGACGACATGTGGCTGCACGGTGTGCGGGTCTGCCCGGACCTCGACACCCTGATGTACACGCTCGGCGGCGCGGTGCACGAAGGGCAGGGCTGGGGGCGGCGCGACGAGACGAGCAGGGTCAGCGCGGACCTGGCCGGCTACGGACTGGGGTGGGAGTGGTTCACGCTCGGCGATCTCGACCTCGCGACGCACCTGGCCCGCACGGAGCTGCTGCGCCGCGGGCTGCCGCTGTCGGCGGTGACGGCCCGGCTCGCGCAGCGGTGGCGTCCCGGCGTGCGGCTGCTGCCGATGTCCGACGAGGAGGTCGAGACCCACGTCGAGCTCGCCGACGGCCGGCGGGTCCACTTCGAGGAGTGGTGGGTGCGCGAGCACGCGGCCTCTCCGGCGCGGCGCTTCGTGCAGGTCGGGCTCGAGGCCGCCGAGCCCGCGCCGGGCGTGCTCGATGCGCTGCGGAACACCGACGTCGTCGTGATGCCTCCGTCCAACCCGGTCGTCTCGGTCGGCACGATCCTCGCGGTCCCCGGTGTGCGCGACGCGCTGCGGGAGACCTCGGCGCCGGTGGTCGGCGTCAGCCCGATCCTCGGCGGCGCGCCGGTGCGAGGTATGGCCGACGCCTGCCTGGCAGCGATCGGCGTCGAGACCAGCGCGGAAGCCGTGGCCAGGCACTACGGCCGGCGGGCCGACGGCGGGGTGCTCGACGCATGGCTGGTCGACACCGTCGACGCCGCCGCCGTGGCCGACCTGCGCGCCGACGGCTGGACGGCGGGGGCGGCGCCGACGCTGATGTCGGACGTGCCGACCACCGCGGCGATCGCCGCCGAGGCCCTCAGGCTCGTCGACCGGCTGCCCTGA